GCGATTCTGAGGCTGTGGAACCGGTGGACAAGCGTGGGCTCGAACCCATTGATCCATATTTGGATGAGTCCAAGCGCAAGCGCAGGCATCGCGTTCGGCGTTTTGTGACTCGGCCTGTGATTTCAACGGTTGTGCGCCCCACCGTTCTAGGCGAAGAAAACGTAGAGGGCCTTACCGGTGCCTTCTTGCTCATCCCTAACCATTCTTCGCATCTCGATGCGCCGATGGTGTTTTCGCTCTTGCCTGACAGTCTCACGGAACGGCTCGCAACAGGTGCCGCAGCGGATTACTTCTATCGCCGCAGATTCATTTCCAACCTGACGTCAGTTTTCTTCAACACGTATCCGATCGAGCGCAAGGGAAAGCGCAACGGCAATGAGCGCGGCAAAGCGGCCGGCATGACCGGGCGGCTACTACGATCTGGCGTACCGATCCTCGTTTTCCCAGAAGGAACTCGCTCGCGTGACGGTGAACTCGGCACGTTCAAGGCGGGTGCGGCGGCGTTGTCGCAGCACGCGAATGTGCCAATGGTGCCCATTGCGATGAACGGTGGGCATGAAGCGATGCCGGTGGGTTCGTTCTTCCCGAAGATCGGCAGCGAGGTGTTCTTGTTCATTGGCAAGCCGATGTACTCGCTGCCTGACGAAGAGCCCGAGGATTTCATGGCACGAGTAGTTGTTGCCATTTCGTCCATGCTGGAGCAGAGTACCGCGCATCCTGTGAACGACGACGGCACGTCGCCTTTCGATCCACCAACCCAGAACTAGGCGTGCTGGGCGCCCGCGCCACGAGGGGTGCCACGATGTTCACAACGTGGCTTGTGGGGGCACTAAGGTGCGTGGGGTAACTCAGGCTCGCGGGTCACTCAGGCTTGCTGAGTCACCTCAGTCGGGCCGGTGGTTCTAGGTTCGGAATCAGCGCTTGGCTCGGAGGGCTCTAGTGGTTCATCCTCTAAAGGAGCCTTGTCTTGTGTGCCATCTGGTGGCGCACTCACGCCAAGTGTTGGCACACTCGCATCGACTGGCGAATCAGCGGTCTGGACCTCGGCTACGCCGTCGTCCAATTCTGCTTCCTCAGCAGATACGGCGGCTCCAATCGCTGCAATTGGCTGGCTCGCCATGTTGACGGGGAAGGTAAGACGGACGGTCAGCCCGCCGCCGTCGGTTTCTGCAAGGCGTGCAGTACCACCGTGTGAAGCCATGATGGCTGCAACGATCGCCATTCCCAGCCCGGAGCCGCCGGAAGCACGGGAGCGCGAGTAATCGGCACGGTAGAAGCGTTCAAAGAGTCGGGAGGCATCTTTCTCGGAGATTCCAGGGCCGTGATCCCGAATCTCAATAATGGCTTCTCCTGGCTGGCCCCAGCCGATTGCCACCTCGCAAGCTGTGCCTTCTGGCGTATGCATGAGCACGTTGGAGAGAAGGTTAGAGACCACTTGGGTCACCTTGTCCCTGTCCGCCACAATAATGACGTCGGGAACACTATGACCAGTCAGCCCCACCACCGATGCGGTGCGGGACATATCGCGCACATGGAAGTCAGATACAGCGTTGTAGCAGATCTCTGTAACGTCAACTACTTCCAGATCAAGCGGGCGCCCTTCATCCAAGCGGGCAAGTTGCAGGAGGTCTTCCACGAGCCCTGTCATGCGCTTGGATTCAGACTCAATGCGGTCCATCGTCTGAGGCATTTCTGTATTAGGTACACCGCCCAGACGGTAGAGCTCAGCATATCCACGCACTGTTGCTAGGGGCGTGCGCAGCTCATGGGAGGCGTCGGATACGAACTGGCGCATCTTGGCTTCGGAATGGAGGCGTATCTCAAAGGCTTGCTCAATCTGACTCAGCATGACGTTGATCGAATTGGCAAGGTTTCCGATTTCAGATCCCTCAGTACCGTGAGGTACGCGCTGGGAAAGATCACCTGCAGCGATAGCGTGAGTGACGGTCTCGATGCTTCGCAGTGGCTTGAGTTCACGTCTGACAAGCCAGGCTGTGGCCGCTCCTCCAATTGCTACGAGCACCGCACTTACGAAGCTAAGTAGTTGGGTTACAAGTGCAACCGTATGGGTGATATTTGCCATTGGTCTCGCAACGAGAACTGTGCCTAAGGCGACCTGCTGGGAGGAATCAGACACCGGCATCACGATGGCGCGCCACTGTGAACCGTCCGTGCCGTCGATCGTTATGGGCTCATCAGTTGGCGTGCCCAAAAGGGAGGCCGCATGCGTCGGGGTTCCATATTGCTTTTGGGCGTTAGAACTGATCGCTTCGGTCTGCAAGTACTGGCCGGTTTGGCTGTCCCAAATGTTCGTCAGGAGATAGTAATCCGAAAGGTTGATGTTGGACTGCTCCGGGTGATTCATCTCAGTGATGATCTGGGTGGCAACGACTTGGCCGGACGACTGCAGTTCATCATCAAGGTTGTTGATGAGGAAATGCTGCAGCATCGTCACGGTGACGGCACTGATGAAGGAGACCACCACCGTCATCAAGACTACGAAGATTGCTACCAACCGGAAGGAGAGCGTCCGCGAAGCGCGGGGAGGCTTCAACCCGGTGGGAACTTCGAGGGCCGGCTTCGATCGGTGCCCGGTGGGAGATGACACTGTTGCTACTTACTTGCCTGCGCGCAGAACGTATCCGATACCACGCTTGGTCTGGATGAGTGGAACGATTGCTGCGGCCTGTTGAGGATCCGTGATTCCGAGCGCATCTGGAGAGTCCACCTTGCGGCGCAGGTAAGAGATGTAAGACTCAACGATGGAGATCTCACCGTCCCAGTTGTAGTCCCAGACGTGGTCCAGAATCTGCATCTTGGAGACCACTCGTTCAGAGTTGATCATGAGGTAGCGCAGAAGCTTAAACTCAGTGGGAGAGAGGTCGATTTCATGGCCAGCGCGCCGGACTTCGTAGGAGTCCTCGTTCAGTTCCAGATCCTGATAGGTGAGCACTGCCGAATCATCTTCTACCGGGTGGGTACGGCGCAACACTGCGCGGATACGTGCCACCACTTCTTCGAGTGAGAACGGCTTGGTGATGTAGTCATCGCCGCCCACGGTGAGGCCTTGGACTTTGTCCTTGATATCGTCCCGTGCAGTGAGGAACAGAACGGGGAGTTCGGGTGCGCGTTCGCGCAGGCGACGCAATACTTCGAAGCCGTCCATATCGGGGAGCATGATATCCAAGACTGCCAGATCAATGTGGCTGCCGGCCTGGTGATCTAGTGCCTCATGCCCATCAGCGGCAGTCAGGACTCGAAAGCCAGCGAAACGCAACGATGCGGAGAGAAGTTCGCGGATGGACGGTTCATCGTCGACGACCAGGAGGGTCGCTTCGGGAACGGGGGACTGATTACTCATGGAATCATTGAACGGGCGAAAGCTGGGAGTTGTCTAGGAGATTCCCGGAAATGTCTGGGAGTAGGCAGGGAGAGATCCCAGAGATGCCTCACAAGAGGCATCTACCTTAGCGAGAGCGGTGTGGCGGGCGCATTGCGCCCGCCACACGTCCACAGTACTGTTCGAAAAGCTCTGCTCAGTACAGGTTGAAATCCTTGGCCTCGATCTTGGCGGGCTCTGAGCCAGACTTCAGTGCAGCCAAGCGAGCTTCGATCTCAATATCGTTGCTGTGATCTTCAAGCGCAGCGAACTGTTCATCGAGTGAAGCTGCTGCAACTTCTGCCTTGCCCATCGCTAGGGCCTCTTGCTTGCGGACCTGTTCCTCATAGCGCCCAAGCTCGCTGGTGGGATCGAGCACGTTAATTGAGGAGATCGCGTCCTGCACCTTGTTCTGCGCACTGGCGGTCTTCTGGCGAGCAATCAGCTGATCGCGCTTGTTCTTCAGCTCGTCGAGCTTGCCACGCATCTGCTCCAAGCCGGTCTTGAGCTTAGCCACTACTTCCTCTTGGGAAGCAATAATCGGCTCAGCGTCCTTGGCTTCCTTCTCAAACTGCATCTGGCGCTGGATGGCTACCTTGGCAAGGTTGTCGAACTTGGCGGCATCGGCTTCTTTGCCCGCGGCGCGCATTTCATCGGCTTTGTTGGAGGCCGCCAGAGCCTTTTGGCCCCATTCGCGGGAAGCTTCAACATCTTCCTTGTAGTCAGCCTGAGTGAGGCGAAGGTTGCCTACCGTAACGGCGACGGCGTCCTGTGCCTCAGCAATCGAGTTGGTGTAGTCGCGGACCATTTGGTCCAGCATCTTCTGCGGATCCTCAGCGCGATCGAGCAGTGCGTTGACGTTCGCCTTCGCGAGCTGTGCCATTCGGCCAAGGATCGTTTGCTTCTCTGCCATGACGTAGACCTTTCTAGGATCTGGGGTGTTTGAGAAACCGAGTCGTAACCATTGTGAAGGATGTTCGCGCCTCGGAAGCGGTTCTTTGTGTTGTTGGGTTGATGTTTGCCAGTTGTGGTTGGGAAAGCGATACCTCCGGAGAGGTGACCATGACCTAGAAGGAACCGCCGAAGCCGCCTCCACGGCCTCCGCCTCCGCCTCCGCCTCCAAAGCCACCTCCACCAAAGCCGCCACCGAAGGATCCGGCGGAGAATCCACCATGTCCGCGATGTCCGCCGCCCGAAAGCAGGGACCCGATGATCATTCCTCCGAGCACCGCGCCGAAGTCAGAACCGCCATTGTTCTGCGAGTTCTGCTGGCGGCGCTCTTCCTCAGAAACTCCGCGTTGCGCAACGGAATATGCTTCGCCGCTCTGTACCCGGGCTCTATCAAATAGCTGGGCTTGTTCCATGAGATTGGCGGTGTTCGTAGCCTGAGCGAAGGAGCCTTTCGCCGCCGCAAGTTGAGTGCGGGCTTGTTGCGGAATGAAACGGGAATAGCGATCAACGTAGGCGTCGGCTTCGGTGATAGAGGCGTGAGCCGCGGCCCGGTTGCGTTCCACCAGCTGTTGGGCGCGCCGCCAGTTCTCCTCAGCGCTACGAACTGCCGCAAGCGCCGCATCGAGTGCGTTCTCAGCTGTTGTGAGCTGGTTGAAGGCCCGAATGGGATCCACTGAGTTTCCGGTGGCATAGGCCACGGCTGCCTCTGCGTCCGCCTTGCGAGCGGCAATGACGTGATCGCCGCGACCCAGCCGTTGAGCATCGGAAATATCGCTGCTGATTGAACTGAGTGCTTTCTGAGTGTTGGCATTGGCTTGTTCGAATGCCGCCCGCGCGTTGGAGATTTGGTCGACTAGGCTGCGTGCCTGGCGCACAGTATCTTCGGCAAGCCGTGCATAAGGCACCGCCTTCGACTTGTCAGTTGCCGCTGTACTTCGGCCCTCAGCAACGGCCTTCTCGGCAGCCCCTAATAACGTGGAGATCTGAGCCGGATAGGTGCGCAGGGTTACAAGGGCGGATTCGGGATAGGTCAATGCCAGCGAATCAATCTGTGCTGGAGCCGATCCAGTGCTGGTCCGCAACTCGCCAATCCTGACCTCAAGCTGGTCGAAGTGCTCCACAACCGTCGCAGCGAGGTTGCGCATCTGGGTGAAGTTCTCTTCTTGTTCAGTGATGGCCTGTTGTGCGGCAGTGGCAAGCTTGATGATGTGCTGATTCATCTCGAGCTTCTGAGCTGGAGTCTCCGGGACCTCGTCGTCGAGCTTCTTGCGAATCTCAAATGCCTTCTGCACGTACTCCTGAGCCTGTGAAAGCACGGTATCGAATTGCTTGGTGGCTTCGATCCCAAACTCTGCTTTTGCGAACTCGAGTTCCCCGGCGGCTGCACGCACGCCGTCGTCGACCGAAAGCAGTGCTTGGGAAGCCTGCTTCTCAAGGGCGCCTAGATCCGCGGCTGCCTTGACTGTGGCCGCCTTCTTGCGACGGGAGGAAAGGAACCACAGGGCCAAACCACAGCCAATAAGGAGCACGATCAGAATGATGGGCGCGGCGGATGAAGACGAACCGGAACTGTCGAGGTTCGCGGCCAACGCGTCAAGCCCGCCAGACCAATCGCCATCGTGCCAAGCGGAGGTGACATCGCCGTTGATCGCATCGCGGAGCTCGGAAGCTGTGAAGCCGTCACCACCCGTCCACACCGATAACTGGTTGGTATCAACCGCGATGGCAAGCAGAGAATCTTGGCTACCAAAGCCGGAGAGAGTGAAGGATTCGTAGGCCCAATCATCCGAGCTGACCGAATCGAACGAGTCCACGAACACGACGCGGAGGCTGTTACCGGTAGCGCTCTGCAGATCCACGATGGAGGATTCCATAGCGGGCACCTCGCTGGAAATAGAACCAGTGAGGTCAGTGACGGTATCGGTGACGCGCACCGGTTCCTCGGCAGAAGCGGCGGTAGGGAAGCCGATGAGGGCGACCGTGACAAGAGATAGGGCAGCAATACCCTTACGAAGCAGATGCACGGCTCAATCCTTACCTGTTCCGGCATGAAGCGAAAGCGCCAATCAGGGGAAAGATGCCCCAGAGTTGGTCGATTGAGGCGCACGTGATGTGTACCTCAGTGCCACGGTACCAACCGAAGCGGACAATCGGGGAGTGCCGCGGCGCTTTTTGCCATGAGCGGAGCACTGTGAGAAGTCCTGATGTGTTAGGAATGGGCCGAACCGGTAGACTAGCGCACAGTATGCATTCGGGCAGGCCACGTTTCGGCACTGCCGCGGATTGTAAGTGATTTTTAAGGAGAGTCTCCGTGCCAACGGGTAAGGTCAAGTTCTTCGATGAGAAGAAGGGGTTCGGCTTCATTGCCGGCGACGACGGCGCCGAAGTGTATCTTCCTTCGTCAGCAGTACCGGTGGGGGAGAAGCTCCGCCCGGGAACAAAAGTCGAGTATGGCGTTGCGGAAACGCGCCGCGGTCCACAGGCGCTTTCGCTTAGCGTGGTGAAGAAAGTGGAGTCTCTGGCTCGCAAGAACCGCCGTACGCCTGAGGACATGGTTCCCATTATCGAGGATCTGATCAAGATTCTGGATAACTCTTCGACCCAACTGCGCCGGGGCCATTATCCAGACGGCGGCCATCGGATTGCGCAGGTCCTACGAACATTGGCTGATGATTTCGATGCCTGATCGATTCCGGATTCAACCGAGCAAGTCCGCTGGCAAGGAGAAGATTCTTGGTTCAGCAGTGGAGCAGGCTCGCGAAGCACTCGCGGAGTTGACGCGGCCGCACAACGTTGGCGAACACGCGGGCGTCGTCGTCGAAGATGATCGCGTCCTCACGCACTGCTTCACCTGCTTGTTGCCTGGCTACTCCGGTTGGTTCTGGACGGTCACGATGGCGCGGATTCCGCGTTCATCCAAGGGAACCATTGATGAGATGGCGCTGCGCCCGGGTCCAGATGCGCTACTGGCGCCAGCTTGGATTCCGTGGGCAGATCGTCTGGAGCCCGGCGACGTTCAGCCAACTGATCGCCTCCCCCTCCAGCTGGAAGATCCCCGCTTGGAGCAAGGATTTGAGGCAACCGGTGAAGATGCGGACCAGCTAGAGGATTTTGAGTTGGGCCTTGGGCGCAAACGCGTGCTCAACAATGATGGGCGATCGGCAGCATTTGAGCGGTGGTACGCGGGTGAACATGGGCCCAAAACCGCTGGAACGCGTGCCGCCAAGGCGCAATGCTCAACGTGCGGTTTCCTGATGCTCATGGCGGGTTCTGCCCGCACCATGTTTGGCGTGTGTGCAAACGAATGGTCGCCCTACGATGGTCAGGTTGTTTCCTTTGACCATGGATGTGGCTCTCATTCTGAGACCGATGTTCCGGTCCAGAAGAGGATGTGGGATCCCAGTGATCCGGTGGTCAACGAATCGGACTTGGACATCGTCGGTAAACAGTAGTTGATGGTGCGGCGGTGACCGGCTTGCAGCAGTCGCATCACCGCGCTCACGAGATGCGAGATGTATGAAACGACTACAGGGCCGCGCGCGTGATTACGCGTGGGGATCAGATAGCGTGATTCCCAGCCTCTTTGGGTACCCACCGGCCAGCAGCCCGGTGGCAGAGGTCTGGTTGGGGGCGCACCCCAACGATCCCTCTCGCGTTGACTGTTCAGACATGGAGCCGCTGTTTGACCCGGCGCAACTCTACCCAGCCTTGTATCCTAAGAAGCCAGCGGGTCAGACCCTTGCTGACTATATTTCCTCCGACGCCTCAGGCATTCTGGGTGAGGAGATCGCGCTTCGATCCGGGCGGGAGCTGCCTTACCTCCTCAAGATTATTGCACCGGCCGAACCTCTTTCGCTGCAGGTGCATCCATCGATCGATCAGGCGATTGCCGGATATGCAGCAGAGGATGCAGCGGGAGTTCCTCGCGATTCTCCGGAACGCAATTACAAGGATGCCAACCACAAGCCGGAACTTGTCTATGCTCTGACGCGCTTCGATGCTTTGGCGGGGTTCCGCGCTCCGCGGCGAATCGCGGAAGTGCTTCGTGGGCTTCACACGGATCTCACGGACAATCTACGCAAGCTGGTGCTTACTCGCGGCGTCCGTGAGGCTTTTCAGTTTGCGATCAGTGAGGATACTCGGCCTAGCCATGACCAGATTGCTCAGGTAGCAGCTGCCTGCGCATCACGGATCGCCCTCATCTCACCCTCGCGGCGTGCAGACGCGACCGTGGAACTGCTGTTCGAAAAGTTCCCAGACGATCCTGGCGTGGTGGCTTCCTTGCTACTCAATCCTGTGACGTTGCGGCCTGGGGAAGCACTTTTTATTCCGGCGGGAACCGTACACGCCTACCTTCACGGCACGGCCATTGAAATCATGGCGGCTTCAGATAATGTGTTGCGGGCCGGGCTGACCCCTAAGCATGTGGATGTACCTGAACTGCTGCGCATCGTGCGCCCTGAAGCTGCGCCGCCTGTGCGTATCGCGCCGGAACGTATCTCAAAATCGATGTCCGTTCTCTATGCGCCCGTTGATGACTTTGAGCTTGCCATCTTCGATCTGCGCGATGCCAACGTGTGGGTGAGCGCGAGCACAGTATGGGGTCCGCGAACGGTGGTGTGCTTGGATGGAGCAGCGCAGCTGGAGGCGGGTGGCCAACGTCTCACTCTCAATGCGGGCCAAGCGGCATTCGTTCCGGATTCTGACGGAAAGCTGGATATGCGCGGTTTTGGGCGGCTTGTGGTGGCAAGCGTTCCGTAGCCGGACCATTTTGTGAGACACCGCGGTCCAATCATTAAGAACAGAGTGATCAGAATGTGGATGCATGTGGACGGCGAAACGTCCACTCCATGAGACTGGTGCAACGTGAACGACACTTTGATGGAGTCGACGCCCACTGCGTCGAACGATACGAAGCCTGGCATCCTCGAAAGCTACTTCCGCGTCTCAGAGCGAGGCTCATCCCTCGCCCAAGAGATCCGGGGCGGCGCCGTAACCTTCTTCGCGATGGCTTACATCCTGGTCCTGAACCCAATCATTCTCTCTGGCCCTGATTCCACAGGCGCGTTCCTTGGTGGCGGCACCGAAGCAAACATGCCTGCTATTGCCGCAGGCACTGCGCTCATCGCAGGCGTCATGACGATCTTCATGGGTGCTTTCGCGAACTTTCCTATTGCGCTCGCGGCGGGCCTCGGCCTGAACTCGATGGTCGCAGCCACAATCGTCCAGCTTCCGGGCATGACATGGGCAGACGGTATGGGCATCATCGTGCTTGAAGGCATCGTTGTTGTTCTGCTCGTGGTGACTGGATTGCGCGAGGCAATCTTCCGTGCAGTTCCGAAGTTCATGCGCACCGCAATCTCCGTGGGCATCGGACTGTTCATCACTCTCGTTGGTCTGGTTAACGCTGGAATCGTCCGCTCGGGAACGGGTACGGTACTCGGCTTTGCTGTGGGCGGTTCAGTATCCACATGGCCTTTGCTTGTCTTCATTGTTGGACTCTTCGTCACCGCAATCCTCATGGTGCGCAAGTTCAAGGGTGCAATCCTCATCGGTATCCTCGGATCCACTGTTCTGGCCGTGATCATCGAAGCAGTAGGCAAGCTCGGAGTCTCCGGCGCGGACAACCCCGGTGGATGGAACCTCTCCGTTCCGAGCCTTTCTGGCTCGCCTATCGCACTACCTGACTTCGCCACGATTGGCCAGTTCTCTGTAGTCGGCCCGTTCCAGAAGCTCGGTATCCTTTCGGTCATCGTGCTCACCTTCTCCGTGATGCTCGCTGACTTCTTCGACACCATGGGCACTATGGTGGCTGTGGGCAGCGAAGGCGATCTGTTGGACGAAGAAGGAAACCCCTACAACACTGGGCGCATTCTTCTGGTTGACTCGGTTGCAGCAATCGCGGGTGGTGCTGGCGGTGTTTCCTCCAACACGTCCTTCGTCGAATCGTCAACAGGTGTTGCCGACGGCGCCCGTACCGGTATCGCATCTATTACGACCGGTGTGCTCTTCCTGCTGGCCACATTCCTTTCCCCACTTGTGGCACTTGTGCCTAATGAAGCAGCAGCTCCGGCACTTGTGGCGGTTGGCTTCCTCATGATGCAGCAGGTTGCGGACATAAAGTGGAATGACCTCAGCATCGCCATCCCAGCATTCCTCGCCATCGTGTTCATGCCTTTCGGCTACTCGATCACAGTTGGCATCGGCGTCGGCTTCATTGCTTACGTGATTATGGAAGTCGCAACTGGCCGGGCTAAGAAGGTACATGGCCTCATGTGGCTCGTTTCCGCACTCTTCGTGGTGTACTTCTTGCTGGGTCCGATCCAGGCGGCTTTGGGCGTCTGAGCGGGTTTGCTCGGTAGTGCCGAGCATCTCGTCTGATCTGCGAAATTAATAGCTTATAACCATGCCCCGTGTCTCGTGGGTCATGGTCGGGAGAGTCCGGCAGCGGTAGAATTGCACCGCTTCCGGACTCTCCTTTCCTTCTATACCTATGCTCGTTGAAGGCGGTGTGAGTGCCCGGAGCTCCCTGAGGAAGAGGAGACAGTGGGACGAACATTTGCAAGCTTGCGCATCTACAACTATCGCGTGTGGTTCTTTTCGGCGCTCATCGCCAACACTGGCACGTGGATGCAAAGAGTGGCCCAGGACTGGCTGGTTCTGGCAATTCTGACGGATGACAACGCATTTGCAGTTGGAGCTGTGACTGCGCTGCAGTTCTTGCCTCTCATGTTCTTTATGCCGGTGGCTGGCATCCTTGCTGATAGGTTCGACAAGCGGAAGATCCTTCTCATCACCCAGCTTTCGCAGGCGATCATGGCGTTTGCCTTGGGAGCCATCGTGCTTTCTGGCCATGCAACGGTGGTCCATGTGTGCATCTTTGCTTTCCTGTTGGGCACGGCTAGTGCCTTTGACAGCCCTCCGCGTCAGGTCTTCGTTTCCGAGCTGGTTCCTGCGGCTGACCTTCCCAACGCGGTTGGTCTGAACTCCACCAGTTTCAACCTTGCGCGCCTCATCGGCCCGGGGCTTTCAGGCCTCCTCATCGCATGGGTGGGGGCCGGTTGGGTGTTCATTATCAACGGCGCGTCTTTCATAGCCACGATCTTTGCGTTGCTCATCATGAGAGGGGCAGACTTCTACCCCATCACGAAGCGAG
The DNA window shown above is from Changpingibacter yushuensis and carries:
- a CDS encoding cold-shock protein, whose product is MPTGKVKFFDEKKGFGFIAGDDGAEVYLPSSAVPVGEKLRPGTKVEYGVAETRRGPQALSLSVVKKVESLARKNRRTPEDMVPIIEDLIKILDNSSTQLRRGHYPDGGHRIAQVLRTLADDFDA
- a CDS encoding response regulator transcription factor produces the protein MSNQSPVPEATLLVVDDEPSIRELLSASLRFAGFRVLTAADGHEALDHQAGSHIDLAVLDIMLPDMDGFEVLRRLRERAPELPVLFLTARDDIKDKVQGLTVGGDDYITKPFSLEEVVARIRAVLRRTHPVEDDSAVLTYQDLELNEDSYEVRRAGHEIDLSPTEFKLLRYLMINSERVVSKMQILDHVWDYNWDGEISIVESYISYLRRKVDSPDALGITDPQQAAAIVPLIQTKRGIGYVLRAGK
- a CDS encoding TPM domain-containing protein, encoding MHLLRKGIAALSLVTVALIGFPTAASAEEPVRVTDTVTDLTGSISSEVPAMESSIVDLQSATGNSLRVVFVDSFDSVSSDDWAYESFTLSGFGSQDSLLAIAVDTNQLSVWTGGDGFTASELRDAINGDVTSAWHDGDWSGGLDALAANLDSSGSSSSAAPIILIVLLIGCGLALWFLSSRRKKAATVKAAADLGALEKQASQALLSVDDGVRAAAGELEFAKAEFGIEATKQFDTVLSQAQEYVQKAFEIRKKLDDEVPETPAQKLEMNQHIIKLATAAQQAITEQEENFTQMRNLAATVVEHFDQLEVRIGELRTSTGSAPAQIDSLALTYPESALVTLRTYPAQISTLLGAAEKAVAEGRSTAATDKSKAVPYARLAEDTVRQARSLVDQISNARAAFEQANANTQKALSSISSDISDAQRLGRGDHVIAARKADAEAAVAYATGNSVDPIRAFNQLTTAENALDAALAAVRSAEENWRRAQQLVERNRAAAHASITEADAYVDRYSRFIPQQARTQLAAAKGSFAQATNTANLMEQAQLFDRARVQSGEAYSVAQRGVSEEERRQQNSQNNGGSDFGAVLGGMIIGSLLSGGGHRGHGGFSAGSFGGGFGGGGFGGGGGGGGRGGGFGGSF
- the manA gene encoding mannose-6-phosphate isomerase, class I → MKRLQGRARDYAWGSDSVIPSLFGYPPASSPVAEVWLGAHPNDPSRVDCSDMEPLFDPAQLYPALYPKKPAGQTLADYISSDASGILGEEIALRSGRELPYLLKIIAPAEPLSLQVHPSIDQAIAGYAAEDAAGVPRDSPERNYKDANHKPELVYALTRFDALAGFRAPRRIAEVLRGLHTDLTDNLRKLVLTRGVREAFQFAISEDTRPSHDQIAQVAAACASRIALISPSRRADATVELLFEKFPDDPGVVASLLLNPVTLRPGEALFIPAGTVHAYLHGTAIEIMAASDNVLRAGLTPKHVDVPELLRIVRPEAAPPVRIAPERISKSMSVLYAPVDDFELAIFDLRDANVWVSASTVWGPRTVVCLDGAAQLEAGGQRLTLNAGQAAFVPDSDGKLDMRGFGRLVVASVP
- a CDS encoding DUF3027 domain-containing protein, which encodes MISMPDRFRIQPSKSAGKEKILGSAVEQAREALAELTRPHNVGEHAGVVVEDDRVLTHCFTCLLPGYSGWFWTVTMARIPRSSKGTIDEMALRPGPDALLAPAWIPWADRLEPGDVQPTDRLPLQLEDPRLEQGFEATGEDADQLEDFELGLGRKRVLNNDGRSAAFERWYAGEHGPKTAGTRAAKAQCSTCGFLMLMAGSARTMFGVCANEWSPYDGQVVSFDHGCGSHSETDVPVQKRMWDPSDPVVNESDLDIVGKQ
- a CDS encoding NCS2 family permease, with amino-acid sequence MESTPTASNDTKPGILESYFRVSERGSSLAQEIRGGAVTFFAMAYILVLNPIILSGPDSTGAFLGGGTEANMPAIAAGTALIAGVMTIFMGAFANFPIALAAGLGLNSMVAATIVQLPGMTWADGMGIIVLEGIVVVLLVVTGLREAIFRAVPKFMRTAISVGIGLFITLVGLVNAGIVRSGTGTVLGFAVGGSVSTWPLLVFIVGLFVTAILMVRKFKGAILIGILGSTVLAVIIEAVGKLGVSGADNPGGWNLSVPSLSGSPIALPDFATIGQFSVVGPFQKLGILSVIVLTFSVMLADFFDTMGTMVAVGSEGDLLDEEGNPYNTGRILLVDSVAAIAGGAGGVSSNTSFVESSTGVADGARTGIASITTGVLFLLATFLSPLVALVPNEAAAPALVAVGFLMMQQVADIKWNDLSIAIPAFLAIVFMPFGYSITVGIGVGFIAYVIMEVATGRAKKVHGLMWLVSALFVVYFLLGPIQAALGV
- a CDS encoding sensor histidine kinase — protein: MSSPTGHRSKPALEVPTGLKPPRASRTLSFRLVAIFVVLMTVVVSFISAVTVTMLQHFLINNLDDELQSSGQVVATQIITEMNHPEQSNINLSDYYLLTNIWDSQTGQYLQTEAISSNAQKQYGTPTHAASLLGTPTDEPITIDGTDGSQWRAIVMPVSDSSQQVALGTVLVARPMANITHTVALVTQLLSFVSAVLVAIGGAATAWLVRRELKPLRSIETVTHAIAAGDLSQRVPHGTEGSEIGNLANSINVMLSQIEQAFEIRLHSEAKMRQFVSDASHELRTPLATVRGYAELYRLGGVPNTEMPQTMDRIESESKRMTGLVEDLLQLARLDEGRPLDLEVVDVTEICYNAVSDFHVRDMSRTASVVGLTGHSVPDVIIVADRDKVTQVVSNLLSNVLMHTPEGTACEVAIGWGQPGEAIIEIRDHGPGISEKDASRLFERFYRADYSRSRASGGSGLGMAIVAAIMASHGGTARLAETDGGGLTVRLTFPVNMASQPIAAIGAAVSAEEAELDDGVAEVQTADSPVDASVPTLGVSAPPDGTQDKAPLEDEPLEPSEPSADSEPRTTGPTEVTQQA
- a CDS encoding lysophospholipid acyltransferase family protein, with amino-acid sequence MAEDQVPEPPLGDSEAVEPVDKRGLEPIDPYLDESKRKRRHRVRRFVTRPVISTVVRPTVLGEENVEGLTGAFLLIPNHSSHLDAPMVFSLLPDSLTERLATGAAADYFYRRRFISNLTSVFFNTYPIERKGKRNGNERGKAAGMTGRLLRSGVPILVFPEGTRSRDGELGTFKAGAAALSQHANVPMVPIAMNGGHEAMPVGSFFPKIGSEVFLFIGKPMYSLPDEEPEDFMARVVVAISSMLEQSTAHPVNDDGTSPFDPPTQN
- a CDS encoding PspA/IM30 family protein, with amino-acid sequence MAEKQTILGRMAQLAKANVNALLDRAEDPQKMLDQMVRDYTNSIAEAQDAVAVTVGNLRLTQADYKEDVEASREWGQKALAASNKADEMRAAGKEADAAKFDNLAKVAIQRQMQFEKEAKDAEPIIASQEEVVAKLKTGLEQMRGKLDELKNKRDQLIARQKTASAQNKVQDAISSINVLDPTSELGRYEEQVRKQEALAMGKAEVAAASLDEQFAALEDHSNDIEIEARLAALKSGSEPAKIEAKDFNLY